The following are encoded together in the Halopiger aswanensis genome:
- a CDS encoding ATP-dependent nuclease encodes MKVTRWKVNGYKSFAPTESREESTATEFEPGELAILIGKNNTGKSNLLDSFQDYAKIFADERPHRWHRDNAFNQNTDVPIEFNIEFILEGDEHEAILSELQDEESLPQEIVKEFLSEGHFKKIRHSFALQERDIHWEELETNFEEGWIQIAAAENRNIRYSPTECQVLQFERLPNVKYQRKSINRQGIGAIFPNPYRRLIRNETQTWETIEAFREPQNQQTAGREEDLESNGSNLVQVVNTLYNNHRPLFNQFRERYVSIMEGVTDVSTPYISGNDITIRIHEDEKTYDLKDISAGSKEILTLIAGIVSSQNDTSLLLVEEPELHVHPGAEQEIFELIQDICREAGIQVIVSTHSEVFVNRSEASSIARIERDESTTIRSVSEGDISEELTDLGYNKSGLLQSNAVVFVEGRSDKRVLTAFCRKLNLDPDENGIAFVELEGKENLKRDGRSLVKLLYSFDIPYLFVVDSDDQTPEEAVGELLDEINRSDGKGWWETSPENFYAWPDYSLESYLLDPDVVARADEFNMSPSDVKKIISEHEDVDDKAEVLERIYREEYDVSESETAYSKDRDGMYIANRMNENEVPGDVREVVEKIGGLVGQSLE; translated from the coding sequence ATGAAGGTTACACGTTGGAAGGTTAACGGGTACAAAAGCTTCGCACCAACAGAAAGCCGAGAAGAGAGCACAGCTACAGAATTTGAACCCGGTGAACTCGCTATTCTGATCGGGAAGAATAATACCGGCAAGTCAAATCTTCTCGACTCCTTCCAAGACTATGCAAAAATATTTGCAGATGAACGCCCCCACCGGTGGCACCGTGATAACGCGTTTAACCAAAATACCGATGTCCCGATAGAATTCAATATAGAGTTCATTCTTGAAGGTGATGAGCATGAAGCAATCCTTTCTGAACTACAGGATGAAGAGTCACTTCCCCAAGAGATTGTAAAGGAGTTCTTGTCTGAGGGACACTTCAAGAAGATCCGGCATTCATTCGCTTTACAAGAAAGGGACATTCATTGGGAGGAGTTAGAAACGAATTTTGAGGAAGGCTGGATTCAGATTGCAGCGGCAGAAAATCGAAATATCCGCTACTCACCAACTGAGTGCCAAGTTCTTCAGTTTGAAAGACTACCTAACGTAAAATATCAGAGAAAAAGCATTAATCGCCAAGGGATTGGGGCAATATTCCCTAACCCATATCGACGTCTAATCCGAAACGAGACCCAAACGTGGGAAACTATTGAGGCATTCCGTGAACCACAGAACCAACAGACTGCCGGAAGAGAGGAAGATTTAGAATCAAACGGGAGTAATCTCGTCCAAGTCGTAAATACCCTCTACAACAATCACAGGCCGCTATTCAACCAGTTCCGGGAACGGTATGTCTCAATCATGGAAGGGGTCACAGACGTTTCTACGCCCTACATAAGTGGTAATGATATAACGATACGAATTCACGAAGACGAGAAAACATACGACTTAAAGGATATTTCAGCTGGTTCCAAGGAGATCTTGACACTGATCGCAGGGATAGTTAGTTCCCAGAACGATACCAGCCTACTTCTTGTCGAGGAACCGGAGCTTCATGTTCATCCAGGAGCTGAACAGGAAATTTTCGAGCTGATACAGGATATCTGCCGGGAAGCAGGTATCCAGGTCATTGTTTCTACTCACTCTGAGGTCTTCGTAAACCGAAGTGAGGCAAGCAGTATTGCCCGAATTGAACGCGATGAGTCAACCACAATTCGAAGCGTGTCAGAAGGGGATATCTCCGAGGAATTAACGGATCTAGGTTACAATAAAAGTGGGTTGCTCCAATCGAATGCGGTTGTCTTTGTTGAAGGCCGGTCAGACAAACGGGTTTTAACGGCGTTCTGCCGAAAGCTAAACCTAGATCCTGATGAGAATGGGATCGCATTCGTAGAGTTAGAAGGGAAAGAAAATTTGAAGCGGGACGGCCGCTCTCTGGTGAAACTGCTGTATTCGTTTGATATTCCGTATCTGTTCGTTGTTGATTCAGATGACCAGACTCCGGAGGAAGCAGTCGGAGAATTACTGGATGAGATTAATCGTTCCGATGGTAAAGGATGGTGGGAGACTTCGCCAGAGAATTTCTATGCTTGGCCCGATTATTCCTTGGAATCGTATCTTTTAGATCCGGATGTCGTGGCCCGAGCAGACGAGTTCAATATGAGTCCTTCGGATGTAAAGAAGATCATCTCGGAACATGAGGACGTGGACGACAAGGCCGAAGTGCTTGAGAGGATTTACCGGGAAGAGTATGATGTCTCTGAAAGTGAAACCGCGTACAGCAAGGATCGTGACGGCATGTATATTGCAAACCGGATGAATGAAAACGAAGTTCCAGGTGATGTCCGGGAAGTGGTCGAAAAGATCGGAGGGCTTGTCGGCCAATCCTTAGAATAG
- a CDS encoding P-loop NTPase family protein — protein sequence MSDEQDNYTVGGFREYQANNLERDPDEVLPHSGFVRDEQVDRQLAMRAIHHDVDRWDGKAAKDYMAVGKNRDILRAEGSATARNALENGDTLTLKHYIGDPSQQADLAGIKAVTRLQEIVAGPAPVIVVLGEMGAGKTDFAGLLGQLRERWVDGDLLVGSNIRTLDRLDDWVRDDGTVEDGWIPHYPLLEEWATQDGDPVENPQQPKLFIGDEFSTNASGTGADGHKVRQKMGPLVFKIRKYGGALIYIGHDESSIHPLLWRVGTIIKKKSKKQAVVADRVSGGKLVDVDPRPLEGIPPTDWNFHTQDEADWAWEAPEGDDKEGEAIAEEDVKRVAAWTMEECRRQGMSARETAEFVPYSHATVSNWWKEIDDGGEKADWVNIVEQVIA from the coding sequence ATGAGCGACGAGCAAGACAACTACACGGTCGGCGGCTTTCGCGAGTACCAGGCGAACAACCTCGAGCGTGATCCCGACGAAGTGCTCCCGCACTCGGGATTCGTCCGGGACGAGCAGGTCGATCGGCAGCTGGCCATGCGGGCGATCCATCACGACGTGGATCGTTGGGATGGGAAAGCTGCGAAGGACTACATGGCCGTCGGCAAGAACCGCGACATTCTGCGGGCCGAAGGCAGCGCGACCGCCCGCAACGCCCTCGAGAACGGCGATACGCTGACACTGAAACACTACATCGGCGATCCCTCGCAGCAGGCCGACCTTGCGGGGATCAAAGCGGTCACGCGGTTGCAGGAGATCGTCGCCGGCCCCGCGCCGGTGATCGTCGTCCTCGGCGAGATGGGTGCGGGCAAGACTGACTTTGCTGGGCTGTTGGGCCAACTGCGCGAGCGGTGGGTCGACGGCGACCTCCTGGTCGGGTCGAATATCCGGACGCTCGACCGACTCGACGACTGGGTGCGCGACGACGGCACCGTTGAGGACGGCTGGATTCCACACTACCCGCTACTCGAGGAATGGGCGACACAAGACGGTGACCCGGTCGAGAATCCCCAGCAGCCGAAGCTGTTCATCGGCGACGAGTTCTCGACGAACGCCAGCGGGACCGGCGCAGACGGTCACAAGGTTCGCCAGAAGATGGGGCCGCTCGTATTCAAGATCCGCAAGTACGGCGGTGCGCTCATCTATATCGGGCACGACGAATCGTCGATTCATCCGCTCCTCTGGCGCGTCGGCACGATTATCAAGAAGAAATCGAAGAAGCAAGCCGTCGTCGCAGACCGGGTTTCCGGCGGGAAGCTCGTCGACGTTGATCCTCGCCCGCTCGAGGGCATCCCGCCGACGGACTGGAACTTCCACACGCAGGACGAAGCCGATTGGGCGTGGGAAGCGCCCGAAGGCGACGATAAGGAAGGCGAGGCGATCGCCGAGGAAGACGTGAAGCGAGTCGCCGCCTGGACGATGGAAGAGTGCCGTCGACAGGGAATGTCCGCGCGCGAAACCGCCGAATTCGTCCCCTACAGCCACGCTACCGTCTCGAACTGGTGGAAGGAAATCGACGACGGCGGCGAAAAGGCCGACTGGGTTAACATCGTCGAGCAGGTGATTGCATGA
- a CDS encoding phosphatase PAP2 family protein, which translates to MRAIGFEAIRSALPEAAIEALGVATHLGDYSAVVLVGMIGVAVLEEQGDRVPFAVVVLGGIGLATVAKMAFGLPRPPGAGVGGYGFPSGHALGSTVVYGLLANRIGTCRAVIGAAVVVAIVATSRIAIGVHYPADVLAGVGMGAAYLVLALSALEEWPQPEREVSNDRLATDGGTDR; encoded by the coding sequence ATGAGGGCGATCGGCTTCGAGGCGATCCGGTCGGCGCTCCCCGAGGCGGCGATCGAGGCGCTGGGTGTCGCGACGCACCTGGGCGACTACTCGGCCGTCGTGCTCGTCGGGATGATCGGTGTCGCCGTGCTCGAGGAGCAGGGCGACCGAGTGCCATTCGCCGTCGTCGTGCTCGGCGGGATTGGACTGGCGACCGTCGCGAAGATGGCCTTCGGACTGCCCCGACCGCCCGGCGCGGGCGTCGGCGGCTACGGCTTCCCGAGCGGCCACGCGCTCGGTTCGACGGTCGTGTATGGCCTGCTGGCGAACCGAATCGGGACGTGCCGCGCGGTGATCGGCGCGGCGGTGGTCGTCGCGATCGTTGCGACCTCGCGGATCGCGATCGGCGTGCACTACCCGGCCGACGTGCTCGCTGGCGTGGGCATGGGCGCGGCGTATCTCGTCCTCGCGCTATCCGCGCTCGAGGAGTGGCCGCAGCCGGAGCGAGAGGTATCGAATGACCGACTAGCGACTGACGGAGGGACTGATCGATGA
- a CDS encoding DUF7386 family protein yields MTKRTSLKLTDERQRKLDRASTIVAQDEHDDPPMSVVIDAALTHLLESEKNIQEARSEYDPRTIQDVANTSVLTLRYRTSVESRWR; encoded by the coding sequence ATGACTAAGCGAACCAGTCTAAAACTCACCGATGAACGGCAACGAAAACTTGACCGCGCCAGCACAATCGTCGCTCAGGACGAACACGACGATCCACCAATGTCTGTTGTAATTGATGCTGCACTCACTCATTTGCTTGAAAGCGAGAAGAATATTCAAGAGGCAAGAAGTGAATATGATCCAAGGACAATTCAAGATGTTGCAAATACATCAGTTCTCACATTACGGTATAGGACAAGCGTTGAAAGTAGGTGGCGATAG
- a CDS encoding transcription initiation factor IIB family protein, whose amino-acid sequence MSETPDEIEDEKIESLLHQYVGTKEWGEETIEVAYYRIDEICDDAGLPDEVNQVAKAIYQRSLDERVIQRHRLCDLTCGAVYAACRTQNQAYSARELARSGEIGEKPLKKAFSDLVNTLNLKAGPVDPRNYVPRYCEELILSEKVEERAVEILDVCEEHGAYSGKSPTAFAAAAIYLACLLENEKKTQQEVADVCKSGVKTIRNRYREQLELLAGEDLDY is encoded by the coding sequence ATGAGTGAAACACCAGACGAAATTGAAGACGAGAAGATTGAATCGCTGCTACACCAGTATGTTGGAACAAAAGAATGGGGAGAAGAGACAATTGAGGTGGCCTATTATCGAATAGATGAAATATGTGATGATGCTGGGCTTCCTGATGAAGTAAATCAAGTTGCAAAAGCAATATATCAAAGATCGTTAGATGAGCGGGTTATCCAGAGACATAGGTTATGTGACTTAACTTGTGGCGCCGTCTATGCGGCTTGTCGAACACAAAACCAAGCCTATTCTGCAAGAGAGCTCGCGAGGAGCGGTGAAATTGGAGAAAAACCTCTCAAAAAGGCCTTTTCAGATTTAGTTAATACTTTGAATCTAAAAGCAGGTCCAGTAGACCCACGGAACTATGTTCCAAGATATTGTGAAGAGTTGATATTAAGTGAGAAAGTAGAAGAAAGAGCGGTTGAAATACTGGATGTATGTGAGGAACATGGAGCATATTCTGGGAAATCACCGACTGCTTTTGCAGCCGCAGCGATCTATCTCGCCTGCCTTCTAGAAAACGAGAAGAAAACACAGCAAGAAGTAGCCGATGTCTGTAAATCTGGTGTGAAAACCATTCGAAATAGATACCGTGAACAACTCGAACTCTTGGCCGGAGAAGACCTTGATTATTAG
- a CDS encoding ArsR family transcriptional regulator → MTNADDHILEFLLNEGNREIVATPRVIAENIDFNPGYIRQRMRKLLEEDLVAYYDEEAGIYEITDQGRAYLAGEIDAKDLE, encoded by the coding sequence ATGACGAATGCTGACGATCATATCCTTGAATTCCTACTTAATGAAGGAAATCGCGAAATAGTCGCTACACCGCGTGTGATCGCAGAAAACATCGATTTTAATCCAGGATACATCAGACAAAGGATGAGAAAATTGTTAGAGGAGGACCTGGTCGCATACTATGACGAGGAAGCAGGAATATACGAAATTACTGATCAAGGACGCGCCTATCTTGCAGGGGAGATTGATGCAAAAGACCTTGAATAA
- a CDS encoding tyrosine-type recombinase/integrase, protein MSDDLEPMTPQEGVERFLTHREPSVRESSMQNAKHRLSVFLEWCEEEGINNLNELTGRDLSLFVSWRQGDVAPITLQKQLSSVRMALRWWADIEAVEEGLAEKLHAPELPDGAESREVFLEAERAKRALRYFDQHHYASRDHALIALIWRTGMRRGAVRGLDVDDLDEDNQAIRVEHRPETGTPLKNGDGGSRWVYLGPRWYKILADYVDNPDRKDVVDEHGRRPLFTTQQGTRPTGHSIYKWVIRALHPCTYGECPHDRTPSDCEARSSSSVPSKCPSARSPHAVRRGAITNHLNEETAPETVSERMDVSLEVLYEHYDARTEREKMAVRRQDVPK, encoded by the coding sequence ATGAGCGACGATCTCGAACCGATGACTCCCCAGGAGGGCGTCGAGCGGTTCCTCACACACCGAGAGCCGAGCGTTCGAGAGTCGTCGATGCAGAACGCCAAACACCGACTGTCGGTCTTCCTCGAGTGGTGTGAAGAGGAAGGGATCAACAATCTGAATGAGTTGACCGGTCGCGACCTATCGCTGTTCGTCAGCTGGCGGCAGGGCGATGTCGCGCCGATCACGCTCCAGAAGCAGTTGAGTAGCGTCCGGATGGCGTTGCGATGGTGGGCCGATATCGAGGCCGTCGAAGAAGGGCTCGCCGAGAAGTTGCATGCACCCGAGTTACCGGACGGTGCCGAATCTCGCGAAGTGTTCCTCGAGGCCGAGCGCGCAAAGCGAGCGCTTCGATACTTCGACCAACATCACTACGCGAGCAGGGATCATGCCCTGATTGCGCTTATTTGGCGAACGGGGATGCGACGAGGCGCGGTCCGTGGGCTCGACGTTGACGATCTCGACGAAGACAACCAGGCAATCCGAGTCGAGCACCGCCCCGAGACGGGGACACCGTTGAAGAACGGCGATGGCGGGAGCCGGTGGGTCTACCTCGGTCCGCGCTGGTACAAGATCCTCGCCGACTACGTGGACAACCCCGACCGGAAAGATGTCGTCGACGAGCACGGTCGCCGTCCACTGTTCACTACTCAGCAGGGAACCCGTCCGACTGGCCACTCAATCTACAAGTGGGTGATCCGGGCGTTACACCCGTGCACGTACGGGGAATGTCCCCATGATCGGACACCGTCCGACTGTGAAGCCAGAAGCAGCAGCTCGGTTCCGTCAAAGTGCCCGTCGGCGCGATCGCCTCACGCGGTCCGCCGGGGGGCGATTACGAATCACCTGAACGAGGAGACGGCACCCGAGACGGTCAGCGAACGGATGGACGTGTCGCTCGAGGTGCTGTACGAACATTACGACGCGAGAACCGAGCGCGAGAAGATGGCGGTCCGCCGCCAGGACGTTCCGAAATAA
- a CDS encoding DsbA family oxidoreductase — MSQQTADAVLVYADYVCPFCFLGYESLDRYREGRDEPLTVDWHPFDLRSQQRGPDGEIDHDVDNGKDDEYYEQAKQNVERLANRYNVELDQYIRKDVDSYDAQRVAWRAADAHPGAFEDFHRSVFDALWREGRDIGEQDVLEDLAADAGLPDGFVAETLSDEASADELEAAFTDAQQTGITGVPTFISGEHAARGAVPPEQLERLIEGT; from the coding sequence ATGAGTCAACAGACCGCCGACGCCGTACTCGTGTACGCCGATTACGTCTGTCCGTTCTGCTTCCTGGGGTACGAATCCCTCGACCGCTACCGGGAGGGACGCGACGAGCCGCTGACCGTCGACTGGCACCCCTTCGACCTGCGCTCGCAGCAGCGCGGTCCCGACGGAGAGATCGACCACGACGTCGACAACGGCAAGGACGACGAGTACTACGAACAGGCAAAACAGAACGTCGAACGACTGGCCAACCGGTACAACGTCGAACTCGACCAGTACATCCGGAAGGACGTCGACTCCTACGACGCCCAGCGCGTCGCCTGGCGCGCGGCCGACGCTCACCCCGGCGCATTCGAGGACTTCCACCGCAGCGTCTTCGACGCGCTCTGGCGCGAGGGCCGCGACATCGGGGAGCAGGACGTCCTCGAGGACCTCGCCGCCGACGCGGGCCTGCCGGACGGCTTCGTCGCGGAGACGCTTTCGGACGAGGCAAGCGCCGACGAACTCGAGGCGGCGTTCACGGACGCCCAACAGACCGGCATTACGGGCGTCCCGACGTTCATTTCGGGCGAGCACGCGGCCCGCGGTGCGGTCCCGCCGGAGCAGCTCGAGCGACTGATCGAGGGAACGTAA
- a CDS encoding CBS domain-containing protein has protein sequence MEDIFVARVMSTSLHTVGRDTLVEDAGQLMLENNIGSVVVVGEHNELKGILTSTDFVDIVAQSHPKAETTVERYMTEDVVTASAQDGIRDAADTMIEHGFKHLPVVDEDEGVIGMVSTTDLASYLSRVQSPSPVDE, from the coding sequence ATGGAGGACATTTTCGTCGCACGAGTCATGTCCACGTCGCTGCACACGGTCGGACGGGACACGCTCGTCGAGGATGCGGGACAGCTCATGCTCGAGAACAACATCGGCTCCGTCGTCGTCGTCGGGGAGCACAACGAACTCAAGGGCATCCTGACGTCGACGGACTTCGTCGACATCGTCGCACAGAGTCATCCGAAGGCGGAGACGACCGTCGAACGGTACATGACCGAGGACGTCGTGACGGCCTCGGCGCAGGACGGCATCCGCGACGCCGCGGATACGATGATCGAACACGGGTTCAAGCACCTGCCCGTGGTCGACGAGGACGAGGGCGTCATCGGCATGGTCTCGACGACGGACCTGGCGTCGTACCTCTCGCGCGTCCAATCGCCGAGCCCCGTCGACGAGTAG
- a CDS encoding PD-(D/E)XK nuclease family protein: protein MSRSRTADADADLEGRCKLLAAPAPSDALLEFVADEYAALAAEHGPRNVLVLKRHPAGLDSLTDALADAEVADGTPQSPRVESVPEHASKVIEEYDPTLDRLEYEERIELISLVIDGASREVPPYLERAAAHESFTRDVGQLLLEATRQRLRLADLDEQAVHDCLAFLYAMNDRFHEELESRGFVERADVIPQAVELLEANADGLRDRVTASFDAVLAVEFEEYRQLDRRYLAALTGGDVELVCLGEHHASVERTRVESGTIDDVVGNGLEVETVPVSPDSTSNSEDGAPGGASSADRTSPPHETIARFLATDERPASATADQPTRDGGIRDGETETGADPEPVGRARHIRTRTAREQVDAVATEIQSLADRRDWSYDEFAVAVPSIERVPETRRRLREAGIPTATIGTPSLAEDPAVNELYAFVTVQCERERAGNRVDAGPRTRTETDYDRELERLRARVDDFSPALLEDCTGPSITDSLRWWILRTDLKGRIAAGEDWVDAREQYASVRRVLEIAEFVEETDLVGPDWEGLRRMLRRTIRYDAPYVHAVETQSPTGGVTVCAVDDLKYDSREVVFLLDLIDDTYPGEQFLTQLFPSAWLREMPHYPAVTDPSPADVASTFATADGDGAGDPFETYHAQRARRRLALGARAATGRLYCCSYERGSGSLRRTHDRSRYLKLLESTPGLALEDVDAAAGAAIHGETNALEALLDQPRAELERVLREASTGGEADLADTEELFEEIAVVLEDGDIDAELAEAVRSQFEFAAGEVVRDD, encoded by the coding sequence ATGTCTCGGTCCCGCACCGCCGATGCCGACGCCGATCTCGAGGGGCGCTGTAAGCTGCTGGCCGCGCCGGCGCCGAGCGACGCCCTCCTCGAGTTCGTCGCCGACGAGTACGCCGCGCTGGCCGCCGAACACGGCCCGCGGAACGTGCTGGTGCTCAAGCGACACCCGGCGGGACTGGACTCGCTCACCGACGCGCTCGCCGACGCCGAGGTGGCCGACGGAACCCCACAATCCCCCCGAGTCGAGTCCGTGCCGGAACACGCCTCGAAGGTTATAGAGGAGTACGATCCGACGCTGGACCGACTCGAGTACGAGGAGCGTATCGAACTCATCTCGCTGGTGATCGACGGCGCGAGCCGCGAGGTGCCGCCCTACCTCGAGCGGGCCGCGGCCCACGAGAGTTTCACCCGCGACGTCGGGCAACTGCTGCTCGAGGCGACCCGTCAGCGGCTCCGACTCGCCGATCTGGACGAGCAGGCGGTCCACGACTGTCTGGCCTTCCTCTACGCGATGAACGACCGCTTCCACGAGGAACTCGAGTCCCGCGGGTTCGTCGAGCGGGCGGACGTGATCCCCCAAGCGGTCGAGCTGCTCGAGGCGAACGCCGACGGCCTGCGCGATCGCGTGACGGCCTCGTTCGACGCCGTCCTCGCGGTCGAGTTCGAGGAGTACCGGCAACTCGATCGCCGGTACCTCGCCGCGCTCACGGGTGGCGACGTCGAGCTGGTCTGTCTCGGCGAGCACCACGCCAGCGTCGAACGTACGCGCGTCGAGTCGGGGACTATCGACGACGTGGTCGGAAACGGCCTCGAGGTGGAGACGGTTCCAGTCTCACCGGACTCGACGTCGAACTCGGAGGACGGCGCACCCGGCGGCGCTTCGAGCGCTGACCGTACCTCGCCGCCCCACGAGACCATCGCGAGATTTCTCGCAACCGACGAGCGGCCCGCGTCCGCAACCGCGGATCAGCCGACTCGAGACGGCGGAATTCGAGACGGCGAAACGGAAACCGGCGCGGACCCCGAGCCGGTCGGCCGCGCCCGACACATCCGAACCCGAACCGCCCGCGAACAGGTCGATGCCGTCGCGACCGAGATCCAGTCGCTGGCGGACCGGCGCGACTGGAGCTACGACGAGTTCGCCGTCGCCGTGCCGAGCATCGAGCGGGTCCCCGAGACCCGGCGTCGGCTCCGCGAGGCCGGCATCCCGACGGCGACGATCGGCACGCCGTCGCTCGCGGAGGACCCCGCCGTGAACGAACTCTACGCGTTCGTCACCGTCCAGTGCGAGCGCGAACGCGCGGGGAATCGCGTCGACGCCGGCCCGAGAACGAGAACCGAGACGGACTACGACCGCGAACTCGAGCGCCTGCGGGCCCGGGTCGACGACTTCTCGCCCGCGCTGCTCGAGGACTGTACCGGGCCGAGCATCACGGACTCGCTCCGGTGGTGGATCCTCCGAACCGATTTGAAGGGCCGGATCGCCGCGGGCGAGGACTGGGTCGACGCCCGCGAGCAGTACGCGAGCGTCCGCCGGGTGCTCGAGATCGCAGAGTTCGTCGAGGAAACCGACCTCGTCGGGCCGGACTGGGAGGGACTGCGCCGGATGCTCCGGCGGACGATCCGGTACGACGCGCCCTACGTCCACGCGGTCGAGACCCAGTCTCCAACCGGCGGCGTAACGGTCTGTGCGGTCGACGACCTCAAGTACGACTCCCGCGAGGTCGTCTTCCTGCTCGATCTGATCGACGACACCTATCCGGGCGAGCAGTTTCTCACCCAACTGTTCCCGTCGGCCTGGCTCCGCGAGATGCCCCACTATCCCGCCGTTACCGATCCCTCGCCGGCGGACGTTGCGTCGACGTTCGCCACTGCTGACGGCGACGGAGCCGGTGATCCCTTCGAGACCTACCACGCCCAGCGGGCCCGACGACGACTCGCGCTCGGCGCCCGCGCGGCGACGGGTCGTCTCTACTGCTGCTCGTACGAGCGTGGGTCCGGAAGCCTGCGCCGGACCCACGACCGCTCGCGCTACCTGAAGCTGCTCGAATCGACGCCGGGCCTCGCTCTCGAGGACGTCGACGCCGCGGCGGGCGCCGCGATCCACGGCGAGACGAACGCCCTCGAGGCGCTACTCGACCAGCCGCGGGCCGAACTCGAGCGGGTGCTGCGCGAGGCGAGCACCGGCGGCGAGGCCGACCTGGCGGACACCGAGGAACTGTTCGAGGAGATCGCCGTCGTGCTCGAGGACGGCGATATCGACGCCGAACTCGCCGAGGCGGTCCGCTCGCAGTTCGAGTTCGCGGCGGGCGAGGTGGTCCGAGATGACTGA